One Psychrobacillus glaciei genomic region harbors:
- a CDS encoding urease subunit beta, which produces MRPGDYVLKEGDIVCNEGKETKRLSVVNTGDRPVQVGSHFHFYEINTAVEFTRDEAFGFRLDIPAGSAVRFEPGDPKEIQLVAFGGERRIYGLNYKTEGTLDRG; this is translated from the coding sequence TTGAGACCAGGAGATTATGTATTAAAAGAAGGGGACATTGTGTGTAACGAAGGGAAAGAAACGAAACGTTTATCTGTTGTTAACACTGGAGATAGACCTGTACAAGTCGGATCCCATTTTCATTTTTATGAAATAAATACGGCGGTCGAATTTACACGTGATGAAGCATTTGGTTTTCGATTAGATATACCGGCTGGATCTGCAGTTCGCTTTGAGCCAGGTGATCCAAAAGAAATTCAACTCGTTGCATTTGGAGGAGAAAGACGCATTTACGGATTGAATTATAAAACGGAAGGCACATTAGATCGGGGGTAA
- a CDS encoding urea transporter, with product MKEKFIQLMSASVKGISQVVFIENIFSGLLILAGILIYSIPLGLIAIGSAITGTLVASFGGADKKVLSSGFFGFNSVLSGLAIYLFLEGPHKWIIALVCAGVTAIVTAALINITKRFDTSVLTFPYIILTWFFIGTSFRLSFIKPGANILPQNLINWERELGGSLDWHGLIRGIGQIFFLDEMLPAVLFLLAIFIGSFRYGIYAIIGSAIGWLSALFLGGEISLINLGLYNYNAVLTMIAVTSVLEVKHKNAWITGIFASFLSVQITASLDTFLLQYGLPVLTMPFVLSTWLIQNARKVFPNI from the coding sequence ATGAAAGAAAAGTTCATTCAACTTATGAGCGCATCAGTCAAAGGAATTTCACAAGTTGTCTTTATCGAAAATATTTTTTCAGGATTACTCATCTTGGCAGGAATTCTTATCTACTCAATTCCACTTGGCCTCATTGCAATTGGCTCAGCGATTACAGGAACACTTGTTGCAAGTTTTGGTGGTGCAGATAAAAAGGTATTGAGTAGTGGTTTCTTTGGATTTAACTCGGTCCTTTCAGGATTAGCCATTTATTTATTTTTGGAAGGACCTCATAAATGGATTATTGCTTTAGTATGCGCTGGAGTTACTGCCATTGTAACTGCCGCTTTGATAAATATTACAAAGCGTTTCGATACATCTGTTCTCACATTTCCATACATCATTCTTACTTGGTTTTTTATTGGTACTTCATTTCGTCTAAGTTTCATCAAACCAGGAGCAAATATATTACCCCAAAACTTAATAAATTGGGAAAGGGAGCTTGGCGGTTCACTCGATTGGCATGGATTAATAAGAGGTATTGGACAAATCTTTTTTTTAGATGAAATGCTTCCTGCCGTCCTCTTCCTCCTCGCAATTTTCATCGGAAGTTTTAGATATGGAATCTACGCAATCATCGGTTCTGCTATAGGTTGGTTATCAGCTCTATTTCTTGGTGGAGAGATTTCATTAATCAACTTAGGTCTTTATAATTACAATGCCGTTTTAACCATGATTGCAGTAACTTCAGTCTTGGAAGTTAAACATAAAAATGCTTGGATTACAGGAATTTTCGCTTCCTTTTTATCCGTTCAAATTACAGCAAGCTTAGACACTTTTTTACTTCAATACGGTTTACCAGTTTTGACGATGCCTTTTGTGCTATCCACATGGCTCATTCAAAATGCACGAAAAGTATTCCCTAATATTTGA
- the ureE gene encoding urease accessory protein UreE yields MIIEKVVAHIDQIDPDVLAKTHKEKVLMESSDLVKRINRVTTDHGKEIGIRLTEAKDLRAGDVLYMDEKNMIIIEVFPDDLLIIQPRSMHEMGTIAHQLGNRHLPAQFEEDQMLVQYDYLVEELLEQLEIPFTRDRRKVKQAFRHIGHSHD; encoded by the coding sequence ATGATTATTGAAAAAGTTGTCGCGCATATCGATCAAATCGATCCAGATGTTCTAGCGAAGACACATAAAGAAAAAGTATTGATGGAAAGTAGTGACCTAGTGAAAAGAATTAATCGGGTCACAACTGATCATGGGAAAGAAATTGGCATTCGCTTAACGGAAGCAAAAGATTTGCGAGCAGGCGATGTACTTTATATGGATGAAAAAAATATGATCATAATAGAGGTTTTTCCGGATGATTTATTAATTATTCAACCTCGAAGTATGCATGAAATGGGAACAATTGCACATCAACTAGGAAATAGACATTTACCAGCTCAATTTGAGGAAGACCAAATGCTTGTTCAATATGACTATTTGGTAGAAGAGTTGTTGGAACAGCTTGAAATTCCTTTTACACGAGACAGGCGCAAAGTGAAACAAGCCTTCCGTCATATTGGGCATAGTCATGACTAA
- a CDS encoding urease accessory protein UreF: MTNMLSLLQLCDSNLPTGSFSHSFGLETYIQENKVLDKESFSKWLKMYLDEQLVYSDGLACRLVYEALVDNDYQKIWDLDRRITVQNLSRETREGAHKMGERMLTLGVDLYTSSLLEMYKERVSKDLSFAHSAIVFSIIAFQLDIPKKIGISAYLYSSISSLVQNAVRGIPLGQTAGQQLLRDFQSYIEEAVNKIGYLSEEDFGAVAPGLEIAQMKHERVNIRIFMS, encoded by the coding sequence ATGACTAACATGTTGTCTTTGCTTCAATTATGCGATTCCAATTTGCCAACGGGCAGCTTTAGTCACTCGTTTGGACTAGAAACGTATATACAAGAAAATAAAGTTTTGGATAAAGAGAGCTTTTCGAAATGGTTAAAAATGTATTTAGATGAGCAACTCGTCTACTCAGACGGGCTTGCTTGTCGACTTGTCTACGAGGCATTAGTGGATAATGATTATCAAAAGATATGGGATTTAGACCGACGTATTACGGTTCAAAACTTGTCTCGAGAAACGAGGGAAGGTGCGCATAAAATGGGTGAGCGAATGCTTACTTTAGGAGTAGATTTATACACTAGTTCATTGTTAGAAATGTATAAAGAACGGGTGTCAAAAGATTTATCATTTGCGCATTCTGCAATTGTATTTTCCATTATTGCTTTTCAATTGGACATTCCAAAAAAAATAGGGATTTCGGCATATCTTTATTCCTCAATATCTAGTTTAGTTCAAAATGCAGTTCGTGGAATTCCACTTGGTCAAACAGCTGGACAGCAGTTACTGCGAGATTTTCAATCATATATTGAAGAAGCTGTGAATAAAATAGGTTATCTGTCAGAAGAGGATTTTGGAGCAGTAGCACCGGGTCTAGAAATAGCACAAATGAAACATGAAAGAGTGAATATCCGAATATTCATGTCTTGA
- the ureC gene encoding urease subunit alpha — translation MSFKLSREQYASLYGPTTGDAIRLADTELFIEIEKDYTNYGDEVVFGGGKVIRDGMGSHPLATRDENVPDVVITNVVVLDYTGIYKADVGIRDGKIFAIGKAGNPLVMDGVDIVIGASTEIIAGEHKILTAGGIDTHVHFINPAQVETALTAGLTTLIGGGTGPAEGSKATTVTPGEWNIHRMLEAAEDMPINVGFLGKGHAAAEEPLAEQIRAGAIGLKVHEDWGATYACIDMSLKVADEYDVQVALHSDTLNEGGFVENTVASFKDRVIHTYHTEGAGGGHAPDLIKVASQMNVLPSSTNPTLPYTKNTVIEHMDMLMVCHHLNPDIPEDVAFADSRIRAETIAAEDILQDMGIFSMTSSDSQAMGRIGEVIIRTWQTADKMKKQRGKFEEDQGVGDNNRVKRYIAKYTINPAITHGISEYVGSIEVGKFADLVLWDSKFFGAKPSMILKGGIVVSGVMGDANASIPTPQPILYRKMYGAMGRAKYKAAITFISTAAYEAGVHKKLGLEKTVLPVRGIRNLTKKDMKLNGETPEIEVDPETYEVRVNGEHLICDPVDEVPLGQRYFLF, via the coding sequence ATGAGTTTTAAATTGTCGAGAGAACAATATGCATCTTTGTACGGACCTACAACCGGGGATGCAATTCGATTAGCGGATACGGAACTTTTCATTGAAATTGAAAAAGATTACACCAATTATGGGGATGAAGTAGTTTTCGGAGGAGGAAAAGTGATTCGAGATGGAATGGGTAGCCATCCTCTTGCAACACGTGATGAGAACGTTCCAGATGTGGTTATTACAAATGTGGTCGTTCTAGACTACACAGGAATTTACAAAGCTGATGTAGGTATCCGAGATGGTAAAATTTTTGCCATCGGAAAAGCAGGGAACCCATTAGTAATGGATGGCGTGGATATTGTCATTGGTGCATCTACAGAAATAATTGCAGGGGAACATAAAATTTTAACAGCTGGTGGTATTGATACACATGTGCATTTCATTAATCCTGCACAAGTCGAAACTGCTTTAACAGCAGGCTTAACTACACTAATTGGAGGAGGAACTGGTCCTGCTGAAGGGTCCAAAGCAACAACTGTTACACCAGGGGAATGGAATATTCATCGAATGCTTGAAGCTGCCGAAGATATGCCTATCAATGTTGGCTTTTTAGGAAAAGGCCATGCAGCTGCAGAAGAGCCGCTTGCTGAACAAATTCGTGCGGGTGCGATTGGACTAAAGGTACATGAGGACTGGGGAGCAACATACGCCTGTATTGATATGTCCTTAAAGGTAGCAGATGAATATGACGTTCAAGTTGCTTTACACTCCGATACGTTAAATGAAGGCGGATTCGTAGAAAATACAGTCGCATCCTTTAAAGATCGAGTAATTCATACGTACCATACAGAAGGTGCGGGAGGAGGACATGCTCCGGACCTTATTAAAGTAGCTAGTCAAATGAATGTACTACCTTCCTCTACTAATCCTACATTGCCTTATACGAAAAATACAGTTATCGAGCATATGGATATGTTAATGGTTTGTCATCATTTAAACCCAGATATACCGGAAGATGTTGCTTTTGCCGATTCTCGTATTCGTGCGGAAACAATTGCAGCGGAGGATATTCTGCAAGACATGGGAATTTTCAGTATGACGAGCTCAGATTCCCAAGCAATGGGGCGTATTGGAGAAGTAATCATTCGAACGTGGCAAACTGCAGATAAAATGAAAAAGCAACGAGGCAAGTTTGAGGAAGACCAAGGAGTTGGAGATAACAATCGTGTGAAACGATATATTGCAAAATATACGATAAATCCTGCTATTACACATGGAATTTCCGAATACGTAGGGTCAATTGAAGTAGGGAAGTTTGCGGATTTAGTTCTGTGGGATTCTAAATTTTTTGGTGCAAAACCAAGCATGATACTTAAGGGAGGAATTGTAGTATCCGGCGTAATGGGAGATGCAAATGCTTCTATTCCAACACCACAACCGATTCTTTATCGTAAAATGTACGGAGCAATGGGGCGAGCCAAGTACAAAGCAGCAATTACATTTATTTCTACAGCTGCATATGAAGCAGGTGTGCATAAAAAACTTGGATTAGAGAAAACGGTACTTCCAGTTCGTGGGATTCGAAACTTAACAAAGAAGGATATGAAACTAAATGGAGAGACTCCAGAAATTGAAGTAGATCCAGAAACTTACGAAGTACGTGTAAACGGAGAACATCTAATATGTGATCCAGTAGATGAAGTACCACTCGGGCAACGATATTTCTTATTTTGA
- a CDS encoding urease subunit gamma: protein MQLLPREQEKLLIVVAADLAKRRKERGLKLNYPEAVALITYEILEGARDGKTVAELMSYGATILSSEDVMDGISDLIEDVQVEATFPDGVKLVTVHFPIS, encoded by the coding sequence ATGCAATTGTTGCCACGTGAGCAAGAAAAATTATTAATCGTTGTTGCAGCTGACTTAGCAAAGCGCCGAAAAGAAAGAGGCCTAAAACTAAACTATCCAGAAGCAGTGGCGCTAATTACGTATGAGATTCTAGAAGGTGCACGAGATGGAAAGACTGTAGCAGAGCTAATGTCATATGGTGCGACAATTTTATCATCCGAAGATGTGATGGATGGAATATCGGATCTAATTGAAGACGTTCAAGTGGAAGCAACTTTCCCTGATGGTGTGAAACTCGTTACTGTGCACTTTCCGATTAGCTAA